A single region of the Pontibacter kalidii genome encodes:
- a CDS encoding TonB-dependent receptor, producing MRLLLYHTLLLLLNLLCLATPAAAQSVYTLSGRVLDAETGEALAGAAVALKERPSAGAMTDASGSYSFAAYEGMYTLVVKYIGFETQEQPVQLNQPVRITVRLSPTTYQVQEVQVVGARSTPLHETPQMGQLELPLETLKSLPVLFGEVDILKTVSLMPGVKSAGEGSTGFYVRGGGADQNLVLLDKATVYNPGHLFNFFSVFNSDAIDQTTLIKGNMPARYGGRLSSVLDIGMKEGDLTDFRVDGGIGLIASRLSVQGPLLEDKAAFILSSRRTYADVLMNPFLKNTEQGGVPYYFYDLNGKLSFILSEKDKLYLSGYYGRDVGELTLSEGRFKGDFFWGNSSATARWNHIFNDKLVLDVYGVMSKYDFEFNWDFGGFTTVAQTGVEDYSASLDFTYKPDARHRLQYGLQYTYHQLLPRAGEAESASGEIFGTAQLLTKYGHEYGLYLSDDIYLTDKLLLSLGIRNSYFTQTGPFTFYQFDEKLMATDSTMYGSGEKVKTFSAWEPRVSAKYEINTRSSIKAAYSRSAQYLHLVSNAYTTLPLDVWAPSSAMVEPQRATQYALGYFRSIRENQYEGSVEVYYKDLENQLEYREGFAPAPSNRDLEYEFVSGSGRSYGVELFLRKNYGPLQGWFGYTHSRTTRTFPDLNNGQRFPARYDRRHDLSVVGSYKYNDRWTFGGSFVYGTGEATTLPVRRYYLEGTVNYQYGDRNSFRMQPTHRLDLSATLEGRKWKNIENSWTFSVYNVYGRRNPYLYYIDNEGSAYDSGVKLQAKKVSIVPFPLPSVILNFTWK from the coding sequence TTGCGGCTACTCCTCTATCATACTTTATTACTTCTACTGAACCTGCTGTGCCTGGCAACTCCTGCGGCGGCACAGTCGGTTTATACTTTGTCGGGGCGCGTGCTGGATGCCGAGACCGGCGAGGCACTGGCAGGGGCCGCTGTGGCGCTGAAGGAGCGCCCTTCGGCCGGAGCTATGACGGATGCCTCCGGCAGTTATAGCTTTGCTGCATATGAGGGCATGTATACCCTTGTGGTAAAGTATATTGGCTTCGAAACCCAGGAGCAGCCGGTACAGCTCAATCAGCCTGTAAGGATAACCGTACGACTCTCGCCCACTACCTACCAGGTGCAGGAAGTGCAGGTGGTGGGCGCGCGCAGCACTCCCCTCCACGAGACACCCCAGATGGGCCAGCTGGAGCTGCCGCTGGAGACGCTCAAAAGCCTGCCGGTACTCTTCGGAGAGGTGGATATCCTGAAAACGGTGTCGCTGATGCCAGGCGTGAAATCGGCTGGTGAGGGCAGCACGGGCTTTTACGTGCGCGGCGGTGGGGCCGATCAGAACCTGGTGCTCCTCGATAAGGCCACGGTGTACAATCCCGGCCACCTGTTCAACTTCTTCTCCGTCTTCAACAGCGACGCCATCGACCAGACCACCCTCATCAAAGGCAACATGCCGGCGCGCTACGGCGGCCGCCTGTCCTCTGTGCTCGACATCGGCATGAAAGAAGGCGATTTGACTGATTTTCGGGTGGACGGAGGCATTGGGCTGATCGCCTCGCGGCTGTCGGTGCAGGGCCCGCTGTTGGAGGACAAGGCCGCGTTTATACTTTCGAGTAGGCGCACCTACGCTGATGTGCTCATGAACCCCTTTCTCAAAAATACGGAGCAGGGCGGTGTCCCCTACTATTTCTACGACCTTAATGGAAAGCTAAGCTTTATACTTTCTGAGAAGGATAAGCTCTACTTGAGCGGCTACTACGGCCGGGATGTGGGGGAGCTAACGCTCTCGGAAGGCCGTTTCAAAGGGGATTTCTTCTGGGGAAACAGCAGCGCCACCGCCCGCTGGAACCATATTTTTAATGATAAACTAGTGTTGGATGTGTATGGGGTGATGAGCAAGTATGACTTCGAGTTCAACTGGGATTTTGGCGGCTTCACCACCGTGGCCCAAACCGGCGTGGAGGACTACAGCGCCAGCCTCGACTTTACCTATAAACCCGACGCGCGCCACCGCCTGCAGTACGGACTGCAGTATACGTACCACCAGCTCCTGCCCCGCGCCGGGGAGGCCGAGAGCGCCAGCGGCGAAATATTCGGCACCGCTCAGCTCCTCACCAAGTATGGCCACGAGTATGGTTTATACTTATCGGATGATATATACCTGACTGATAAATTGCTGCTTAGCCTCGGTATCCGAAACAGCTATTTTACCCAAACGGGGCCGTTTACTTTTTATCAATTTGATGAAAAACTGATGGCTACTGACTCAACGATGTATGGCTCCGGGGAGAAAGTGAAAACCTTCAGCGCCTGGGAGCCGCGGGTGTCGGCAAAGTATGAAATCAACACACGATCCTCCATAAAAGCGGCCTACTCTAGGTCTGCGCAGTACCTGCACCTGGTCTCGAATGCCTACACCACCTTGCCGCTGGATGTCTGGGCGCCGAGTTCGGCCATGGTGGAGCCGCAGCGGGCCACGCAGTATGCCCTGGGCTATTTCAGAAGTATAAGGGAAAACCAGTACGAGGGGTCCGTGGAAGTATACTATAAGGACCTGGAGAACCAGCTGGAGTACCGCGAGGGCTTTGCGCCCGCCCCCAGTAACCGCGACCTGGAGTATGAGTTTGTGAGTGGCAGTGGCAGATCGTACGGTGTGGAGCTGTTCCTGCGCAAGAACTACGGGCCGTTACAGGGGTGGTTTGGCTATACCCATTCCCGCACCACACGCACCTTCCCCGACCTGAATAACGGGCAGCGGTTCCCGGCCCGATATGACCGCCGCCACGACCTCTCTGTGGTGGGCAGCTACAAGTATAACGATCGATGGACCTTTGGCGGCAGCTTTGTGTACGGCACCGGCGAGGCCACCACGCTGCCTGTGCGGCGCTATTACCTGGAGGGCACGGTGAATTACCAGTACGGCGACCGCAACAGCTTTCGGATGCAGCCCACCCACCGCCTCGACCTTTCGGCCACACTGGAAGGCAGGAAATGGAAGAACATCGAAAACAGCTGGACCTTCTCCGTCTACAATGTATATGGGCGCCGGAACCCCTACTTATACTACATCGATAACGAGGGCAGCGCCTACGATTCGGGCGTTAAACTGCAGGCCAAGAAAGTCTCCATCGTACCGTTTCCCTTGCCTTCAGTTATCTTAAACTTTACCTGGAAGTAA
- a CDS encoding DUF4249 domain-containing protein, producing MRRPYFILAILCSLLFSGCEEDITVEVPKGEEQLVVEGHIEQNAPPVVVLTRTVPVFTEVSAEALAQSFVHDAQVSITVDGKSYPLKETPSVALSEEVKELIAVQLGLRPALLSANAGFLFYLYTSEELKGEPGKSYRLHISHEGRELSAVTTIPHLNPLDSIFTVPHPNPEEDSLRQLYYRYSDPDTLGNTVRYFTKRNSEPFYPGRFASVFSDEFINGATIDYPLDRGEPKGQAEVDLDLYSYFGKGDTVTVRWAAIDQAHYRFWFTLENEQNNNGSPISSPNITQSNIQGGLGVWGGYGVSYHTLIIE from the coding sequence ATGCGCAGACCCTACTTTATACTTGCCATACTTTGCAGCCTGCTGTTTTCTGGTTGTGAGGAGGATATCACCGTAGAGGTTCCGAAGGGTGAAGAGCAACTGGTGGTGGAGGGCCATATAGAACAGAATGCGCCACCGGTGGTCGTGCTTACCCGAACGGTCCCGGTTTTTACCGAAGTATCGGCGGAGGCGCTGGCGCAGAGCTTCGTGCACGATGCGCAGGTGAGCATAACCGTGGACGGGAAAAGCTACCCTTTAAAAGAAACACCCTCAGTTGCTTTATCAGAAGAGGTTAAGGAATTGATAGCCGTGCAACTAGGGCTTAGGCCAGCGCTGCTGAGCGCCAACGCGGGCTTTCTGTTTTATCTCTATACTTCGGAGGAGCTGAAAGGCGAACCGGGTAAAAGCTACCGGCTGCACATCAGCCACGAAGGGCGCGAGCTAAGCGCTGTCACTACAATTCCGCACCTCAATCCCCTCGACTCCATTTTTACGGTCCCGCATCCTAACCCGGAGGAAGACAGCCTGCGTCAGCTCTATTACCGCTACTCCGACCCCGACACACTGGGCAATACGGTACGCTACTTTACCAAGCGCAACAGCGAGCCGTTTTACCCCGGCCGCTTCGCCTCTGTTTTTTCGGACGAGTTCATTAACGGTGCCACCATCGATTACCCGCTGGACCGGGGGGAGCCTAAGGGTCAGGCAGAAGTAGACCTGGACCTCTACAGCTATTTCGGGAAGGGCGATACAGTAACGGTACGCTGGGCGGCTATCGATCAGGCGCATTACCGCTTCTGGTTCACGCTGGAAAACGAGCAGAACAACAACGGCAGCCCCATTTCCTCCCCCAACATCACGCAGTCTAACATACAGGGCGGCCTAGGCGTCTGGGGTGGCTATGGCGTAAGTTACCACACGCTGATCATCGAGTAA